A single Paratractidigestivibacter faecalis DNA region contains:
- the fumC gene encoding class II fumarate hydratase has product MAQNTITTEVPAGWRVERDSMGEMLVPQDALWGAQTERSHENFPIGTERMPDEIVRAFAQLKAAAARANCRLGRMSRADADLIGAVADEILAGKLDGNFPLVVWQTGSGTQSNMNVNEVIANRGNQIAGERRLHPNDSVNMSQSSNDTFPTAMHIAAVTAVRERLLPAVAQLEATFRRLEEENADVVKSGRTHLQDAVPISFAQEISGWRGLLEGSAEELEASLAGLYRLALGGTAVGTGLNAPEGFDVAVAEELAAATGMPFVTDPNKFRALTGKDAIVFAHGAVKGLAANMMKIANDVRWLASGPRLGLGEIAIPANEPGSSIMPGKVNPTQCEAVTMVAAQVMGNDATIGFAASQGNFELNVFMPVIAYNFLQSVRLLADAILSFDQRCASGIKANRERMDHNLRHSLMLVTCLNPYIGYDNAAKVAKKAFAEGASLRDACLDLGLLSAEKFDEVFRPEEMV; this is encoded by the coding sequence ATGGCTCAGAACACCATAACGACCGAGGTTCCCGCCGGCTGGCGCGTGGAGCGCGACTCCATGGGAGAGATGCTCGTGCCGCAAGACGCCCTCTGGGGCGCTCAGACCGAGCGCAGCCACGAGAACTTCCCCATTGGCACCGAGCGTATGCCCGATGAGATCGTGCGAGCGTTTGCGCAGCTCAAGGCTGCTGCGGCTCGGGCAAACTGCCGCCTGGGCCGCATGAGCCGTGCGGACGCCGACCTCATTGGCGCCGTGGCGGACGAGATCCTTGCCGGCAAGCTCGACGGCAACTTTCCGCTGGTGGTGTGGCAGACGGGCTCCGGCACGCAGTCCAACATGAACGTCAACGAGGTCATCGCCAACCGGGGCAACCAGATTGCCGGCGAGCGCCGCCTTCACCCCAACGACTCCGTCAACATGAGCCAGTCCTCCAACGACACCTTCCCCACGGCCATGCACATCGCGGCCGTGACGGCGGTGCGCGAGCGCCTTCTTCCGGCGGTGGCGCAGCTCGAGGCCACCTTCCGTCGCCTGGAGGAGGAGAACGCCGACGTGGTCAAGAGCGGCCGCACCCATCTGCAGGATGCGGTGCCCATCTCCTTTGCGCAGGAGATCTCTGGCTGGCGCGGCCTTCTGGAGGGATCTGCCGAGGAGTTGGAGGCCTCGCTTGCGGGGCTGTATCGCCTGGCACTGGGAGGCACGGCCGTGGGCACCGGCCTCAACGCGCCGGAGGGCTTTGACGTTGCCGTGGCGGAGGAGCTTGCCGCGGCCACGGGCATGCCGTTTGTGACTGACCCCAACAAGTTCCGCGCGCTCACGGGCAAGGACGCCATCGTCTTTGCGCACGGCGCGGTCAAGGGCCTTGCCGCCAACATGATGAAGATTGCCAACGACGTGCGCTGGCTTGCCTCCGGTCCCCGCCTGGGCCTGGGAGAGATTGCGATTCCGGCCAACGAGCCGGGCAGCTCCATCATGCCGGGCAAGGTCAACCCCACGCAGTGCGAGGCCGTCACCATGGTGGCCGCCCAGGTCATGGGTAACGACGCCACCATCGGCTTTGCCGCGTCCCAGGGCAACTTCGAGCTCAACGTCTTCATGCCCGTCATCGCGTACAACTTCCTGCAGTCCGTGAGGCTGCTCGCGGACGCCATTCTCTCCTTTGACCAGAGGTGCGCCTCGGGCATCAAGGCCAACCGCGAGCGCATGGACCACAACCTGCGCCACTCCCTCATGCTGGTGACCTGCCTCAACCCCTACATTGGCTATGACAACGCGGCCAAGGTGGCAAAGAAAGCCTTTGCCGAGGGCGCGAGCCTGCGCGACGCCTGCCTTGACCTGGGGCTCCTTTCTGCGGAGAAGTTCGACGAGGTGTTCCGCCCGGAAGAGATGGTGTAG
- a CDS encoding FKBP-type peptidyl-prolyl cis-trans isomerase, with translation MSNEGKKVKVHYVGTLDDGTKFDSSRDRNEPLEFTCMAGQMIKGFDAAVKDMEVGQVIDVHIPAAEAYGERREDLVQTLPIAQLPGAENLVAGQKVTLGSPAGYPIPALVAKIEDGNITFDMNHEMAGKDLNFNIELLEVAE, from the coding sequence ATGAGCAATGAGGGCAAGAAGGTCAAGGTCCACTACGTGGGCACCCTGGACGACGGCACCAAGTTCGACTCCTCCCGCGACCGCAACGAGCCGCTGGAGTTCACCTGCATGGCCGGCCAGATGATCAAGGGCTTTGACGCCGCCGTCAAGGACATGGAGGTCGGCCAGGTCATCGACGTGCACATCCCCGCCGCCGAGGCCTACGGCGAGAGGCGCGAGGACCTCGTCCAGACCCTGCCCATCGCCCAGCTCCCCGGCGCGGAGAACCTGGTCGCGGGCCAGAAGGTCACCCTGGGCAGCCCCGCCGGCTACCCCATCCCCGCGCTCGTGGCCAAGATCGAGGACGGCAACATCACCTTTGACATGAACCACGAGATGGCCGGCAAGGACCTCAACTTCAACATCGAGCTCCTCGAGGTCGCCGAGTAG
- a CDS encoding ABC transporter ATP-binding protein/permease: MMDKRLLALVPEALRHVLATVAWQWVGLVGNVALVWVIARVASSLVTDVAVPQVAWPLLAAGVVLRVVAARLAAHESFAASQDVKRVLRRRIYEKLLAMGPGYTDQVPTAEVVQLSVEGCEQLETYFGQYLPQLFYAVLAPVTLFAVVAPVSLPAAAVLLLCVPLIPATIVAVQKVAKRILGKYWDQYAELGDSFLENLQGLTTLKIYRADAARHEAMNQEAERFRTITMKVLSMQLNSIIVMDIVALGGAVAGIAVALFATAAGAIDLFGCLFVVLISADFFLPMRQLGSYFHVAMNGMAASEKIFHLLELPEPPVRTLAPKAGDAFCLRDVTFGYVPEREVLHGVGLEVPARGMTAIVGESGSGKSTIAALLCGRLPGYDGEALLGEAQVRDLDPAALARYVTYVGLGARLFAGTVRDNLLMAAPGASEEELWTALKTANLADFLQGQDGLDTRLTEGAANLSGGQRQRLALARAVLHKTPVYVFDEATSNVDVESEEAIMAAVRSLAATRAVLLISHRLANVTDAQRIYVMERGRLVGEGTHEELLGGCPEYASLWRTQSELENVTKGQSLCQPQEVTADAGQE, translated from the coding sequence ATGATGGACAAACGGCTTCTGGCGCTGGTGCCCGAGGCCCTGCGACACGTGCTGGCCACGGTGGCCTGGCAGTGGGTGGGCCTGGTGGGCAACGTGGCGCTGGTCTGGGTCATTGCACGGGTGGCGTCCTCGCTGGTTACGGACGTGGCGGTGCCGCAGGTGGCGTGGCCCCTGCTGGCCGCGGGCGTCGTTCTGCGCGTGGTGGCCGCGCGCCTTGCCGCCCACGAGAGCTTTGCCGCCTCCCAGGACGTCAAGCGCGTGCTGCGCCGCCGCATCTACGAGAAGCTCCTGGCCATGGGTCCCGGCTACACGGACCAGGTGCCCACGGCCGAGGTGGTGCAGCTCTCCGTGGAGGGCTGCGAGCAGCTTGAGACCTACTTTGGCCAGTACCTCCCGCAGCTCTTCTACGCCGTGCTGGCGCCGGTGACGCTGTTTGCGGTGGTGGCGCCCGTGAGCCTGCCCGCGGCGGCCGTGCTGCTGCTCTGCGTGCCGCTCATCCCCGCGACCATCGTGGCGGTGCAGAAGGTGGCAAAGCGCATCCTGGGCAAGTACTGGGACCAGTACGCCGAGCTGGGCGACAGCTTCCTCGAGAACCTCCAGGGCCTCACCACCCTCAAGATCTACCGGGCGGACGCCGCGCGCCACGAGGCCATGAACCAGGAGGCGGAGCGCTTCCGCACCATCACCATGAAGGTGCTCTCTATGCAGCTCAACTCCATCATCGTGATGGACATCGTGGCCTTGGGAGGTGCCGTGGCGGGCATCGCGGTGGCGCTCTTTGCCACGGCCGCGGGCGCCATCGACCTCTTTGGGTGCCTCTTCGTCGTCCTCATCTCCGCGGACTTCTTCCTGCCCATGCGCCAGCTGGGCTCCTACTTCCACGTGGCCATGAACGGCATGGCCGCAAGCGAGAAGATCTTCCACCTGCTTGAGCTGCCGGAGCCGCCGGTCCGCACCCTCGCGCCGAAGGCGGGCGACGCATTCTGCCTGCGCGACGTGACGTTTGGCTATGTGCCCGAACGCGAGGTCCTGCATGGCGTGGGCCTTGAGGTGCCGGCCCGTGGCATGACCGCCATTGTGGGCGAGTCCGGCAGCGGCAAGTCCACCATTGCCGCGCTCCTGTGCGGTCGCTTGCCCGGATATGACGGCGAGGCCCTGCTGGGCGAAGCGCAGGTGCGCGACCTTGACCCCGCGGCGCTCGCCCGGTATGTGACCTACGTGGGCCTGGGCGCCCGGCTCTTTGCGGGCACGGTGCGCGACAACCTCCTCATGGCCGCGCCGGGCGCCTCCGAGGAGGAGCTCTGGACGGCGCTCAAGACGGCTAACCTGGCCGACTTCCTGCAGGGCCAGGATGGGCTGGACACGCGCCTTACCGAGGGCGCGGCCAACCTCTCCGGCGGCCAGCGCCAGCGCCTTGCGCTTGCCCGCGCCGTCCTGCATAAGACCCCGGTCTATGTCTTTGACGAGGCCACGAGCAACGTGGACGTGGAGAGCGAGGAGGCCATCATGGCCGCGGTTCGCTCGCTTGCGGCCACGCGCGCGGTGCTGCTCATCAGTCACCGCCTGGCAAACGTGACGGACGCCCAGCGCATCTACGTGATGGAGCGGGGTCGCCTGGTGGGGGAGGGCACCCACGAGGAGCTCCTTGGCGGCTGCCCCGAGTACGCCTCCCTCTGGCGCACCCAGTCCGAGCTCGAGAACGTGACAAAGGGACAGTCCCTTTGCCAGCCCCAGGAGGTGACGGCCGATGCCGGCCAGGAGTAA
- a CDS encoding amino acid ABC transporter ATP-binding/permease protein, with protein sequence MPARSNARVMWRMLGLARPLAGWMVLAVACGVAGFCCATGVPVLAAEAALAAVGAGSLPWAFGVTVAVLAVMAVARGVLHYVEQRCNHYIAFKLLAHVRDLVFGALRRLTPAKLAGSDSGALISTVTADVELLEVFYAHTISPICIAVLMAVVMGAFLGGIHPALAAMALAPYALVGIAVPVAVSRASGGEGRRSRDLAAGLSGFVLDGLRGLGEVLQYGAGASRLEELDGRSEELVASQRKLRARGAAGQAATTGAIMVLSCAQMLMAASLAGAGLVTAEGAVLATVATFSSFGPFVALANLGSTLQGTLAAGNRVLDILDEEPLVAEVPDSEGACLGFDGIAAEDVSFSYAGGSSADGAPASGEKILDHVSVSVEPGQIVGVQGKSGSGKSTLCRLLMRFWDVDQGRVALSGTDVREVATSALRDAEAFVEQDTHLFHDSIRDNLLIARPDATDAELETACRAASVHDFICSLPNGYDTMVGELGDTLSGGEPQRLGLARAFLHDAPLLLLDEPTSNLDSLNEAQILKSLSDQRGRRAVVLISHRPSTMAIADKTYSMDQGRVS encoded by the coding sequence ATGCCGGCCAGGAGTAACGCGCGCGTCATGTGGCGCATGCTGGGGCTGGCAAGGCCCCTTGCCGGATGGATGGTCCTGGCCGTGGCCTGCGGCGTGGCCGGCTTCTGCTGCGCGACGGGCGTACCCGTGCTGGCGGCCGAGGCGGCCCTTGCCGCGGTGGGCGCGGGCTCTCTGCCGTGGGCGTTTGGCGTTACGGTGGCGGTGCTGGCCGTCATGGCCGTGGCCCGCGGTGTGCTGCACTACGTGGAGCAGCGCTGCAACCACTACATTGCCTTCAAGCTGCTGGCCCACGTGCGCGACCTGGTGTTTGGGGCGCTGCGCCGCCTGACCCCGGCCAAGCTGGCCGGCTCCGACAGCGGCGCCCTCATCTCCACGGTTACGGCTGACGTGGAGCTGCTGGAGGTCTTCTACGCCCACACCATCAGCCCCATCTGCATAGCCGTGCTGATGGCGGTGGTCATGGGTGCCTTCCTGGGCGGCATCCACCCTGCGCTGGCGGCGATGGCTCTGGCCCCCTACGCGTTGGTGGGCATTGCCGTGCCGGTCGCAGTCTCCCGCGCCTCGGGCGGGGAGGGGCGGCGCAGCCGAGACCTCGCCGCCGGGCTGTCTGGTTTCGTCCTTGATGGCCTGCGCGGCCTGGGCGAGGTGCTGCAGTATGGCGCGGGCGCTTCTCGCCTGGAGGAGCTTGATGGCAGGAGCGAGGAGCTGGTGGCGTCCCAGCGCAAGCTGCGTGCCCGTGGAGCCGCAGGCCAGGCGGCCACCACGGGAGCCATCATGGTGCTCTCCTGCGCGCAGATGCTGATGGCCGCAAGCCTTGCCGGCGCGGGCCTTGTGACGGCGGAGGGCGCCGTGCTTGCCACGGTGGCCACGTTCAGCTCCTTCGGGCCCTTTGTGGCGCTGGCCAACCTGGGCTCCACGCTGCAGGGCACGCTTGCCGCCGGCAACCGCGTGCTGGACATCCTGGACGAGGAGCCGCTGGTGGCCGAGGTCCCCGACTCCGAGGGTGCCTGCCTCGGCTTTGACGGCATTGCCGCCGAGGACGTGAGCTTCTCGTATGCTGGCGGCTCATCGGCGGATGGCGCCCCTGCGTCTGGCGAGAAGATCTTGGACCACGTGAGCGTCAGCGTGGAGCCTGGGCAGATTGTGGGCGTCCAGGGCAAGAGCGGCTCCGGCAAGTCCACGCTTTGCCGCCTGCTCATGCGCTTCTGGGACGTTGACCAGGGGCGCGTTGCCCTCTCGGGCACTGACGTGCGCGAGGTTGCCACGAGCGCCCTGCGCGACGCCGAGGCCTTCGTGGAGCAGGACACCCACCTCTTCCACGACAGCATTCGCGACAACCTGCTCATTGCGCGTCCGGACGCCACGGACGCCGAGCTTGAGACCGCGTGCCGCGCCGCCAGCGTCCACGACTTCATCTGCAGCCTGCCCAACGGCTACGACACCATGGTCGGCGAGCTGGGCGACACTCTCTCTGGCGGCGAGCCCCAGCGCCTGGGTCTGGCGAGGGCCTTCCTGCACGACGCGCCATTGCTCCTGCTGGACGAGCCCACGAGCAACCTGGACTCCCTCAACGAGGCTCAGATCCTGAAGTCCCTCTCCGACCAGCGCGGGCGCCGGGCCGTGGTCCTCATCAGCCACCGCCCCTCCACCATGGCAATAGCCGACAAGACCTACTCCATGGACCAAGGCCGCGTGAGCTAG
- a CDS encoding IS3 family transposase, which yields MYSSDERDAILGLWRESGRPAHRFARESGLASAESIRRWASGDLGVGWHAPYTLAQRADAARRALAGEDPAEVAASIGCHPETVRGWARAAGREGEVSLANGRGAPRVPPPADPGDLEALRAENRALRLELARAEAVLDVLKGGGPGRGPDSLTAAERALVADALRPGFGLEDALRAAGVARSTYYYHRARRGAPDRLAALRARVRALFEAGGGAWGYRTIWARLRLDPDEPLAVSEKVVRRVMREEGLEVRYLRRRRRWSSYAGEVSEAPPNLPLRPDGTHDFSASRPNELWVTDVTMFTIGSGRCWLSPVVDCFDGAVVAWTLSESPDARMADSMLEAAASTLAAGERPVVHTDRGCHYRWPGWAAICERHGLVRSMSRKGRSPDNAAAEGFFGRLKQEFYHGRDWSGVGFEEFRRRLAGYLAYYNSGRIKRSLGWRSPEQYRRDLGYSLRSV from the coding sequence ATGTACTCGAGCGACGAGAGGGACGCCATCCTGGGGCTCTGGCGCGAGTCCGGCCGGCCGGCCCACAGGTTCGCCAGGGAGTCGGGGCTCGCCTCCGCCGAGTCGATCAGGCGCTGGGCGTCCGGCGACCTGGGCGTCGGCTGGCACGCCCCCTATACTCTTGCCCAGAGGGCCGACGCCGCGCGCAGGGCGCTCGCCGGGGAGGACCCCGCCGAGGTCGCCGCGTCGATCGGCTGCCACCCGGAGACCGTGCGCGGCTGGGCCCGCGCCGCGGGGAGGGAGGGCGAGGTGTCGCTCGCGAACGGACGGGGCGCCCCGCGCGTGCCGCCGCCGGCCGACCCCGGGGACCTGGAGGCCCTCAGGGCCGAGAACCGGGCCCTGAGGCTGGAGCTCGCCAGGGCCGAGGCGGTGTTGGACGTCCTAAAAGGAGGCGGCCCGGGGCGGGGCCCGGACTCGCTGACGGCGGCGGAGAGGGCGCTGGTCGCCGACGCCCTTAGGCCCGGGTTCGGCCTGGAGGACGCCCTGCGCGCGGCCGGCGTGGCGCGCAGCACCTACTACTACCACCGCGCCCGCAGGGGCGCCCCCGACCGCCTGGCCGCCCTGAGGGCGCGGGTGCGCGCCCTGTTCGAGGCCGGGGGCGGGGCCTGGGGCTACCGCACGATATGGGCGAGGCTGCGCCTGGACCCCGACGAGCCCCTGGCGGTCTCCGAGAAGGTCGTGAGGCGCGTCATGCGCGAGGAGGGGCTCGAGGTGCGCTACCTGAGGCGCCGCAGGCGCTGGAGCAGCTATGCCGGCGAGGTCTCCGAGGCCCCTCCCAACCTGCCGCTGCGCCCCGACGGCACCCACGACTTCTCCGCCTCGCGCCCCAACGAGCTGTGGGTCACCGACGTCACCATGTTCACGATAGGGTCGGGGCGCTGCTGGCTGTCGCCGGTGGTCGACTGCTTCGACGGGGCGGTCGTGGCGTGGACCCTGTCGGAGTCCCCCGACGCCCGCATGGCCGACTCGATGCTGGAGGCGGCGGCCTCGACGCTCGCGGCCGGCGAGCGGCCCGTGGTCCACACCGACCGCGGCTGCCACTACAGGTGGCCGGGCTGGGCGGCGATATGCGAGCGCCACGGCCTGGTGCGCAGCATGTCGAGGAAGGGCCGCAGCCCCGACAACGCCGCGGCCGAGGGCTTCTTCGGCCGGCTCAAGCAGGAGTTCTACCACGGCAGGGACTGGTCCGGGGTGGGCTTCGAGGAGTTCCGGCGGCGCCTGGCGGGCTACCTCGCCTACTACAACTCGGGCAGGATCAAGCGGAGCCTGGGGTGGAGGAGCCCGGAGCAGTACCGCAGGGACCTGGGGTACTCTCTCCGTAGTGTCTAA
- a CDS encoding nitrous oxide-stimulated promoter family protein produces the protein MSKPLTPEAVEAKRERERLVVTQMIGVYCRGNHGTPRGRLCPECAALTEYASARIGRCPFMATKTFCSQCRVHCYAPAQRQAIKDVMRYAGPRMLLSHPVMTVRHGIDTLRARQSHQ, from the coding sequence ATGTCCAAGCCCCTTACCCCCGAGGCCGTCGAGGCAAAGCGCGAGCGAGAGCGCCTGGTGGTCACGCAGATGATCGGCGTCTACTGCCGCGGAAACCACGGGACCCCTCGCGGTCGGCTCTGCCCGGAGTGCGCCGCGCTGACGGAGTACGCCTCCGCGCGCATCGGCCGCTGCCCCTTCATGGCAACCAAGACCTTCTGCTCGCAGTGCCGCGTGCACTGCTACGCGCCCGCCCAGCGGCAGGCCATCAAGGACGTCATGCGCTATGCTGGTCCCAGGATGCTGCTTAGCCACCCGGTCATGACCGTCCGCCACGGCATAGACACGCTGCGCGCCAGGCAGTCACATCAATGA
- the murI gene encoding glutamate racemase, with the protein MSGFVGVFDSGVGGISVLRSLVAELPHEDFHYFGDSANAPYGEKTEARVLELSQDIVERFVADGAKAIVIACNTATSAAAPTLRRIYPDLPIIGIEPALKPATEAPGHGRILVMATDITLRLDKYQELAATYGRDCEIISVPCPGLAGRIERGDLAAADLREMIRGYVGSFAGTVGSVVLGCTHYPFVRTQIAEVLGGDVHFYDGGAGTARQLRHRLGECGLLADEAHAGSVSFASSEDTPDELALYREFFEMEL; encoded by the coding sequence GTGAGTGGGTTTGTCGGCGTGTTTGACTCGGGGGTCGGCGGCATCAGCGTGCTGCGGTCCCTGGTTGCGGAGCTCCCGCACGAGGACTTCCACTACTTTGGGGACTCCGCTAACGCCCCGTACGGCGAGAAGACCGAGGCACGCGTGCTCGAGCTCTCCCAGGACATCGTGGAGCGGTTTGTGGCGGACGGCGCCAAGGCCATTGTCATAGCGTGCAACACGGCTACCTCGGCTGCCGCCCCCACGCTGCGCCGCATATACCCTGACCTGCCCATCATTGGCATCGAGCCGGCGCTCAAGCCCGCGACGGAGGCTCCCGGCCACGGCCGCATCCTCGTCATGGCGACAGACATCACCCTGCGCCTTGACAAGTACCAGGAGCTTGCCGCCACCTACGGGCGCGACTGCGAGATCATCTCGGTCCCGTGCCCAGGCCTTGCCGGACGCATCGAGCGGGGCGACCTTGCCGCGGCGGACCTGCGCGAGATGATCCGCGGCTACGTGGGCTCCTTCGCGGGCACCGTCGGCTCCGTGGTCCTTGGCTGCACGCACTACCCCTTCGTGCGCACGCAGATTGCCGAGGTCCTGGGTGGTGACGTGCACTTCTATGACGGCGGTGCCGGAACGGCCCGCCAGCTGCGCCATCGCCTGGGGGAGTGCGGCCTTCTGGCCGACGAGGCCCACGCGGGCTCCGTGAGTTTTGCCTCCAGCGAGGACACCCCCGACGAGCTGGCCCTCTATCGCGAGTTCTTTGAGATGGAACTGTAG
- a CDS encoding DegV family protein, translating into MSDYVLSCCSTADVTRELLEERSIAYAYFSYQLDGQMLKDDFGQTNSPAQLYSKMLAGADAKTSQVNVGEYVTHFEKFLTQGKDVLHVTLSSGISGTYGSACAARDQLAEKYPDRKIVIVDSLCASAGYGLLMDRLADLRDTGMGIDELAAWAEEHRLEVQHWFFSSDLTFFIRGGRISKAAGLVGGLLKICPVMDVEPDGSLAVKEKIRSKGRAIARDLQKMEELAQGGRNYTGKVFISQSECLVDAEELAHRVETTFPHIDGPVRIYPIGATIGCHTGPGTVALFFWGKPRE; encoded by the coding sequence ATGTCCGACTACGTCCTTAGCTGCTGCTCCACGGCAGACGTCACGCGCGAGCTCCTGGAGGAGCGCAGCATTGCCTACGCCTACTTCAGCTACCAGCTGGACGGCCAGATGCTCAAGGACGACTTTGGCCAGACCAACTCCCCCGCCCAGCTCTACTCAAAGATGCTTGCCGGCGCGGACGCCAAGACCTCCCAGGTCAACGTCGGCGAGTACGTCACTCACTTCGAGAAGTTCCTCACGCAGGGCAAGGACGTCCTCCACGTGACCCTCTCGTCCGGCATCTCCGGAACCTACGGCTCCGCCTGCGCCGCACGCGACCAGCTTGCCGAGAAGTACCCGGACCGCAAGATCGTCATCGTTGACTCCCTGTGCGCAAGCGCCGGCTACGGCCTGCTCATGGACAGGCTTGCGGACCTGCGCGACACCGGCATGGGCATCGACGAGCTTGCCGCCTGGGCCGAGGAGCACCGCCTCGAGGTGCAGCACTGGTTCTTCTCCAGCGACCTCACGTTCTTCATCCGCGGTGGGCGCATCTCCAAGGCCGCGGGCCTGGTGGGCGGCCTGCTCAAGATCTGCCCCGTCATGGACGTGGAGCCCGACGGCAGCCTTGCCGTGAAGGAGAAAATTCGCAGTAAGGGCCGAGCCATCGCACGCGACCTGCAGAAGATGGAGGAGCTGGCCCAGGGCGGGCGCAACTACACGGGCAAGGTCTTCATCAGCCAGTCCGAGTGCCTGGTTGACGCCGAGGAGCTGGCCCACCGCGTTGAGACCACGTTCCCGCACATCGATGGCCCCGTTCGTATCTATCCCATTGGCGCCACCATCGGCTGCCACACCGGCCCGGGCACCGTTGCCCTCTTCTTCTGGGGCAAGCCCAGGGAGTAG